The Symphalangus syndactylus isolate Jambi chromosome 1, NHGRI_mSymSyn1-v2.1_pri, whole genome shotgun sequence DNA segment TCAAAACCTGGTTATTACTGTCATCTTAAGCAAAAacaagttaaaattaaaattcttggtAATAACCCATCAGAATAAATTGCCTCATTGTTTCACAAAGCTAATGTAGTAATATCCTATATGGTTTTCCCTCCTAACAAGAGATATTTCTTCTGTAAAGTCATTTTATGAATGTTTGTCCTCTACACAATCCTGACTCAGATAACAGAATCATAGCACTGATGTTCCTAATCGCATGCTAGTAAACTTGGGGGACAGGTCAACCTGGAAATCAGAAAGAGGGCTCAGTAccagtaaaaataataaaggaacacGTTTCTATTCCTTAAAACCCCTGCCATCCTGCCAAATGCTTTCTATCTGGAGCTAAACTAGAATTGAATGTCTTCAAATGGTGACAGGCAGAGCATGAAGCCACTCTCTGTTGGATTTAGGTTAGCTTCACTTCCAAATCCCTTTCCTTTGACTTTTCCAAACCTATGCTACCTTCTCATCACAATCTACCCTGAGTCTCAAATCCTAGCCAGTAATTTACACGAGGCCAAAAGTAGTAAAATGGCACACCTGCTGCAGACATGCACAGGTTTAACATTAATTGGAACTTTTAGGACCAATACTAAATAGCAGATGACTGGTCAAACAGAAccataaaagtaaaaagactGCATCACATTCTAAGTcaaaaatcaggctgggtgcagtggctcatgcctgtaatcccagcactttgggaggcataggtgggtgggtcacctgagttcaagagttcaagaccagcctggccaacatggtgaaacccggtctctaataaaagtacaaaaattcgctgggcatggtagcaggcgcctgtaatcccagatatttgagaagctgagggaggagaatcgcttgaacctggtggtggaggttgcagcaaactTAGATCGTACTTAGATCgtgctccagcctggtcaacaagagtgaagctacctctcaaaacaaaacgaaacaaaaaacatAGGTGTTGGCaggtacaatggctcacgcctataatctcagcactttcggaggctcaggcgggaggattgcttgagctcagaagttcaaggctagtctgggcaacataatgagaccctgcagtctcttaaaacaaaaatagaaagaaagaagaaaaagaaaagaaaaataattagccaggagtaagtggcatgtgcctgtagtcccagctactcgagagactgatgCAGGAGGACTGCTCaagtctaggagttcgaggctgcagggagctgtggttgcacgactgcactccagcctgggaaacagcaggatcctgtctcaaacaaaacaaaacaaaatgcatagGTGTGCTGTATAACAAAACTCTGAAAGAGCTGTCTGCTCTATCTCTAATTTCTCTCCTAAACTCACGTTAAGCAAGCTTTCACCCATACCACTTCACCAAAACTGCTTTCAAAGTCACAGTGACCTCTACAAAACTAAATCCAGTTATCAATTTGGAACCAGCCCCTGAACCACTGGAACCATCTCACACAGCTTTCACTTCCCTTCACTTGGCTCCAGGCCCTCAACTTGCTGGGCTTCCTTCTAGTTCATGGCGGCTTCTCATTTTTGCCAATTCCTCCCCTTTCACCCACCTCTGAACATGGTGTGACAACAATCAATCCCTGGACCTCTTATTTTCTCTACCTATCTCACTCTCTGGTCTTTAGTGCCATCTATCCATGGATGATTCTTAACTTTAATCTCCAGACTGAACTTTTCCCCTGAATTCCAGTATATACAACCACCTCCATTTGCATTAAGATCTCAAACTTAATGCAGATGAGTCACTTAatagggatatgttctgagaaatgtgtcactaGGTGATTTTATTGTTGTGTGAAActtcacagagtgtacttacacaaacctagatggtgtagccctCTGCACACTCAGGCCACAagatatagcctattgctcctaggctacaaacccgcACAGTACACTGCTGCACCGAATACAGGAGGCAATTACAAGACCACAGTATTTGTATACCTAAactatctaaacatagaaaaggtatagtaaaaatatgatattcaTAAAAACATGTACCTATGGGACCATCACTGTCTGCAGTCCATGGTTAACCGAAATGCTGTTGGGTGGCACATGACTGCATGTTCAAAACTGACCTTCGGATCTTCAACTGTCCTACTTCAAACCTGCTTCTCTCAAAGTCTTACTCATCTCAGAAAATGGCAATTCTATTCTTCCAGTTGCCCGGGCCAAAAACTTACAAGAAAGCTTCAACCCCTCTTTCTTTTCCATAATTTATATCCAAACCATCAGAAAACCCCAGCAACCACGTCTTTAAAACATATCGAGAATCCAACTACTTCCTGCTACCACCTGGGTTCTGGCCACTACTGCCTCTCAACTAAAATACTGTAATCACCTCACCTCACACCAGGTCCCTTGGCTTCTCCCCTGATCCTGCCATGGTCTGTTAATAGAGCAGCCAAAATGATTTTGATGGAACAGAGGCAGTATGCTTAAAATTGTCCAGTGGCTTTCCATGTCCTCAGGGTAAAAAGCAAAGTCCTTTTAAGGGCCAACAAGGCTGTCCTGATCTGATGACACGCCATTCTCTGCCCTGTTCACTgattccagccacactggcttcccTGCATCCCTCAAATACTCCCAGGATCCTGCAGCCTCGTAACTTTGTCTTTCGGATTTTCTATGTTTGGAATGCTCCTCCCTCTTGGAGGAGCAACTCTCTTACCTTCTCAGCAAGGTGCATCATCTCCCattgaaaaacaaataccacaaacATACCCCCATCCCTGGTTTCCTTTCTTAGCAGTTACCATCATCTACGTACACATactttgtgtgtgcatgcatttctTAACTTCATCTTGTCTCCCCAAACCACTACCACTCACTACACTATCAGCCCTACGAGGCAGGTATTTTGCACTGTCTTCTTTGATTTGTTTATTCCCAGTACCTAGAatggtacctggcacacagtagatgctgaCTAAAACTCTGGGTGTATTTCAAAGAGATTATGAGGCAGTCAGTGAATACATCCTGTAGCCAACTGCCACCAGACCATACATGCCATACTTCATTTGGGGACTTTGTCTTGTTGAAGCAGTAAATCTGTGTCTGTTGTTCTATTTGAGCAACTGTGGGTTACAGGTAATACATAGGAGAATCCCCTCCATATCTCCTACTTCACAGAGGAATAGTGAGGGGGAAGAAACACCACTGGCACTCATCTCCCTACCATGACGCCTACAGCTTCATTTTCAATCCCAACTCCACAAACATGCGCTGAGCATTTTATTCACCTACAAAACACAATACCAggtgcagtgaaaaaaaaaacaagaaagaagacaTGATTCTGAATTCCTGGGAACTCCTAATCAAATAAACACTTAACACCTAGCACAGACTGTGCTATCAACTGTCATGCTATGGGAGTGGGATAAGGAGCAATTAAATTAGGGAAGGTTTACATCAGCATGACCGTTTGACTTACTCGGGTTAAAATTATACCCACCATAATTAGAAActtgataatttttaagtttaatacACTTTAATGTAGAAAAACTCAACAATTAAATGTTAGCCCTCTGCATCAAAATTATAAGAGGAAATCTACCAAGATTTCAGAGGATGCTAATGAGGATGACAGAATGAAACAATGCTACTTTTGAGTCATGCTATAAAACTGTAATTCTTAGATATTCTTATACAacagaagtaaaataaaacatctaGCTTCTAAGTGTTTTCAACTTTCTTAGGTAGAAGTTTCATAGACCCTCATAAATATTTGTCAGTTTAGAAAATAAGATTAATATGGCTAAACTCCACAATTTACAGTGAGTCTTCCCTTCCAAAATAAAGACCCATAGGCATAGAAGCTATCAAGATGATGctgtcaggccgggtgcagtggctctcgtctgtaatcccagcactttgcgaggccgagggcgggcagatcatctgaggtcagaagttcgagaccagcctgaccaaaatggagaaaccccgtctctactaaaaaatacaaaattagccaggcatggtggcacatgcctgtaatcccagctgcttgggaggctaaagcaggagaattgcttgaacccgggaggcagaggttgcggtaagccgagatcgcgccattgtactccaacctgggcaacaagagcgaaactccgtctcaagaaagtTGTCTAAATCCAGAGAATAGTTATAAAGAttatcaacttttaaaatgaaacatatgTTAGGTTAAAATCTAACAAAAAAGGGTTTATCATATGAGACAATTTGGATTAAACCTATTTTACTTGCTAATAAAAGATGAAttattaaaaacagtaaaatgggGAGACCTCCTCTTTCGGCTTTGGAGGCCCCCCTTCTTCTGTCTGTGTACaggggagcttcttccttctcccttccttcttgccccttcttgcctattaaactctctgctccttaaaaccacacacaaaaaaacaaaacaaaaaacagtaaaataaatgctaaattttGCTAACAAGTCAGGTGGCATGCAGATCactgaataagaaaaaacaaatataattatacttaaaataattatatctcCATTTATCAATGGGAGCAATGTCAAACAGATGACTACCACAGAAAAATCACACAAGTCTAACAATTATCTGATCACAGCAAGTTATGAATGATCTACCAATTTTTAAGGCATTTCTTCCTAAAACCACATTTTTACTTCCACTTTATTTTGTTATCTTGTactcccagatactcgggaggctgaggtaggagaatcacttgaacctggcaggcggaggttgcagtgagccaagatagcatcaccgaactccagcctgggaaacaagagcgaaactccatctccaaaaaaaaaaaaaattatcttacatTATTCCATTATTCACCAGACATATCAGAGATGAAATACAGTGTTTCAAGTTACAAAATACAATTGGAAGCGAACGTGGAGTCTCATGGGAAAGTGAGCAGGTCACTGGTGAGTTCTGAGGAGCAATGGGTTTGTTACAGTACCCACCTTAAACAAGGCATATGCTGTGAGTGCATTTCCACTCTGGGAGCTTTTCAGGATGCTTACCACACTGTCAGGTAACCCAATGAGTTCTAGAAAAGGAACGACATTCactcctctacaaaaaaaaaaaagtaattttcatatGTACAAACTTtgaatgatattttcaaaaattatctgaaaataccaaaaccacactataattttattaaattttgctTAAAACTTGATTCTACATCACTTTACCTTCACTCTAAGAGAACATCTTACTTGATGTACAATATGCAACATGCACACAAACATCACATCATACGGTATCTTACCGCCTACACTTCTATTTGCTTCATGTGGGCATCCTAGTATGTTTAGAAAAATAGAGGCAGTTATTAGAATAAAATTAACAGCTTTAAGTAAACTATGAGAAAAGGATCAGAATCATTTGCCTGGTCTTAGTTTCCTCAACCAAATACCACTTCCTTAGAATGCTCCAACTCACATTTTAAGACCTaaaatttttacctttaaaattacatgttttgtttgtttgttttggtttgttttgacacagaatcttgctctgttgccaggctggagtgcagtggcgcaatcttggctcactgcaacctctgactccccggttcaagcaattctcctgcctcagcctcctgagtagctgggattacaggcaggcaaccaccacgcccagctaatttttgtatttttagtagagacaggtttcatcacgtaggccaggatggtctccatctcctgaccttgtgatccacccgccgcagcctcccaaagtgctgggattacaagcatgagccacagtgcccagccaattaCATGTAATTTTATGTGTAAAATTGCATTGTAAAAGCAAGAGATATTTTAACATCACTTTAGTGTGTTATTATGCAAAGAATAAATGACACTATGGGTTTGATGAAAACTTCAATTACTCTAAAAGGATGCTTCTATTCTATTAACAGACTTAAGGCAGGTGAAGGAGCAATTAACACATACCGTGAAAAATTTCTGGAGAcaggagagaaggcagaaaagtCTCTAACCTGAGCCGTGACTTCTTCATTTCCAGTTTCCTGATTATTAACATCGCTGAGCCCCGACTTCTTTATTTCCAGTTTCCTGATTATTAACATCCCTGAGCCCCGGCTTCTTTATTTCCAGTTTCCTGATTATTAACATCCCTGAGCCCCGGCTTCTTTATTTCCAGTTTCCTGATTATTAACATCCCTGAGCCCCGGCTTCTTTATTTCCAGTTTCCTGATTATTAACATCCCTGAGCCCTGGCTTCTTTATTTCCAGTTTCCtgattattaacattttgccacaatGGCTCTTGCTCTCTTTGGACACTGTGACCCTTCACCCCTAAATCAGAATGAAGACATTCACCTACATAAGCATCACATTTATAACATACACAGTAGTCTACAGTTAACATATAATCTAGATTACAGTTTCCTAAATTGTCCCAGTATGTCCCTTATGGCTATTTTTCCTGTCTCTCTAGTCTGCTTTTCTCTAGAAGTGCTTCTCAGCATTCTGTGGTGGAGGAGGGCGGGATGTCTTTCTTGACATTGAGATTTGTGAAGCATGCAGGCTGGCTACTTGGAAGGACATCTCTCAGCTTGGGTTTGTCTCATTGTTTCCTCAAGATGAGATTCACGTTAAGTACTTTCCCACGGGAAAACGACAGAATGGACACTGTCCACCTCAGCACATCACAACAAGGGACACATAAAGCCAGTCTGTCCATCCTTAGTGCagcaggacgagccacagacaaaacccctcagacactgagttaaagaaggaagggctttatttggCCGGGAGCATCGGCAAGACTCACGTCTCAAAAACCAAGCtccccaagtgagcaattcctgtccctctttatttatttatttattttttgagacagagtctcgctctgtcacccaggctggtgtgcagtggcgcaatcttggctcactgcaagttccacctcccggtttcacgccattctcctgcctcagcctcccaagtagctgggactacaggcgcccgccaccacccccggctaattttttgtgtttttagtagagacagggtttcaccatgttagccaggatggtcttgatctgaccttgtgatccgcccgcctcggcctcccaaagtgctgggattagaggcatgagccattgccccCGGCCCCTGTCCctcttaagggcttacaactctaagggggcctgtgtgagagggtcgtgatcgacTGAGTAAGCAGGgggtatgtgactgggggctgcacgCACCGATaatcagaacagaacagaacagaacagaacagggattttcacagtgcttttccatacaatgtctgtaatctaaaGATAACATATTGGgttcgatctttaactaccaggcccagggtgtggtgccgggctgtctgcttgtggactTCATTTCTGcgttttagtttttacttcttctttctttggaggcagaaattgggcataagacaatatgaggggtggtctcctcccttattaGTGTTACTGAGTTTGCCTCTTGGTGAAGGCAGGGTCGGTAGACCTCCACTGTAAAAGCAGCTTTCCCTATGTCATTAAGAAAGAGCATTGCCTAGATCTATGATGATTATGGTAGCGgtaaacttttaatttatttttaatattaattagggAAAAGATGTCCCACTCTGTGACTTCACCATAATACTAAGCAGTCAGGGAGCACCCTCGGTAGATATGGCTGATCATCCTCAAGAAAGAACTGTTAAAATTACTTATCAGAAGTCAGAGGAAACCAGAACAACTTAAGGAAACTTTAAAgagatgaattaaaaaataaactatgagTCCAATCTCATTTCTTCtatcttcattctttcttctatCTTCAGTTTCAATTCTTTTTCAAATCTCTTTCTAGATAACAACTAAATCTCATTAAGATAAcgtttaggccaggcgtggtgtcaagacttgtctctataaaaaactaaaaaataaaagatcatacaaataacagactgagactccaagCACAAGCTGTTTTGTCACTGGCCTGCATCCTCTGTCAGATAAAGAAGCAAGCATCtagttccaatttttttttttttttttttagatggagtttcgctccaggctgaagtgcaatggcgagatctcggctcacggcaacctctgcctcctgggttcaagcgattctcctgcctcagcctcccgagtagctgggattacaggctctgtAATTCTATAGTgtaatgcaccaccatgcctggctaatttttgtatttttagtagagatggggtttctccatgttgattaggctggtcttgaactcccgacctcaggtgatctgcctgcctcagcctcccaaagtgttgggattacaggcgtgtaatCCCACCCCCACTTATTTCTAAACTGTTGAtgacttttcttaaaaataactttcatttcCTCTGGAATTACTGAACGCGAAGTATTAATGAGGGTCTGATTCAAACAGAAACATCTACTGTTTGTCACTTTCTACTCTGAAGTGCCCACAGCCAGTCAGGAATCTGTGCTTCTCAAACTGCCAGCTTTACAACTGTttccacagatgaagaaacacacAAGGACAAAAGCACATTCACCGTCTGGATAAAGTGCAATAGAAATCAATCAGGGTTTTGCCTCACAGTGGATCTGTAACTTTAGGAACTTGAGGTCTCAAACACAAGGCATCTAAATGCAGGGACCACATCATCATTGCTGAGCCACATTTGACCAAACTAAAGCACTTCTGGACATAAGACATCAGATCTCTGCAAGGCTTTGCCAGATAGGAGCGGCAACAAAgctcagtttaaaataaaatctattagcATGCACAATGTAGAACTCCTTGAAATAAGTATTTCAAAAACCTGAGAACTTCATCACTCTGTTAACTAAATATAGAATGACATTTTGCTCTACGGTGCCTAGAAAGGCAGTAATGCGAGCTGTCAGAGTAACCAAGACAAACACTGGTCAGTAATGAGGCATGATGTCAAATGCCAATCTTTCCAGCTACAaactatttttctccctttcttttaatAGTAAGTAGGCAACAGGCAAATAACACACAACTTTTTCCAGCTAAAACAAACGAACAACACTAAAATATAACTAGCCTCTTGTCAGGTGAATTGACAATCTGTATTTAGTATAATCAACTTCAATTTTTACAATACAATCATCCTACAGTGAAAATAttctaattcctttttctttcattcatgagtttgattttttttaagcattACTTGTGATTAAGATCTTCATTTAGAATAAATCGACTTTCAAATTTTGAAGGATCTAATAAAAACCTCAAGGAGGACTGTTCTGGAAAGCAACCCATCCTGCCCATTATAAATTCTCTATGTGATGCTATGACAGAATTGACCCAGTGATCGTGGTGGGGCAGTAATGGTGGTCTGGCAACCCGATTCCTATGCTAACAAATAGCACCAAAGCAAGGTGTAATGGGGAAGggtattattttaaagtagacagTTGTATCACCATGTTTACATATAAGCATTCTgcaaaaaaagagggaggaaaataaaactaagaaagtTGCATTTTACAGGGGATGACAGAGTATCACCCACAACTGCTTTAGATGCCACACAGCACTGAAGAAATCTTAAGCATTATTAAGATCACTAGATTATTCTGGGTCTACTTTTTCAGTTACAGAACTTTTACCAGAGAATAAGGAAaagtaaaaggaacaaaaatattattcttaataGCCTAAATGAGAATCTCATATTCAATTAATTaaaagcttgaatttctccctctAAGGCCAGCCAGGAGGCTGAATGCCTTGCCTTATCATACATAGGCAATGTGACGAGGGCAAAAGAAacacatatgtatttttcatGTCATCTTTCACAGACTGAATCACAAAAATCCTCCATGActctacaaagaaaatttaatatgTAGAAATCCATTCATTACACAGCAGGACTGAATGCCTACAATAACTTTTGATCAAAATGGTAACTTTATTTTCTGTCAAAAAACCAAGGGCAGTTTTGAAGACTTCTATAAATATTAAACATGTCCAAAAATGTCattaataaacaaagaaacaattcCATAAAATATACACCTAAAGAATCTTCTGCAAGGAAAGAtacaattcttaaagaaaatgataTGCAATGAAGAAGGATATAATTAAATAACAGGAACATAATGTAAAGATACAAAGTGAAACAGAACAGCATCAATTACACAAggtgaaaaaaaatccttttagaaATTTTGTCAAGAAACCTATGTGATCCTGTGTTCCCAAAAATAAGTAGTTTCTATTCCATCATCCTGGAAGAGCTACTTATAGCTTAGTCTGCAATAGGCTGCTTCTAAGGAGTGAGCTTTATGTACAACACTAACCATATTTTGTTAATGTCTTGATATCAAGCCATTAAATATAATCAAGCACTGAAAACCACTCTACTCtggaaagtataaaataattctCAACCCATTAGGAGAGTTTACTGAAGTGTCTAAGTCCTTCATGCACACCAGGCCCGGACACTGAGGAATGGGCACTTGGCCGACTAGTGGCAGAAATGGGAAATGACTGGTCCTCCTGCGCCTAAAGCAGTGTGAAGCAAATAACTTACCTTAAGGGGGAAGGCACAGTATTAACAAGAGAGATGCACTTTaaattgtatgtttcaaaatgcTGGGAGGCTAGACCTACTAGATTCATTTCTGATCAGAACAAAAGACCTTTCCTTGACACTTACTGGACTTCAGTAATatcaatacaaacaaattagccggacTTTGGCAAAATCTTGCGCATTTCCCACCAAAACCATACATAGGGCAAAATAGATATCTTTTCACATTTATGAACATTctaagaaatatataattatggAGTCATGGTGCTGCCAAATTTCtgaaatttgattattttatatcTGTGCTCTCCTGAATGCCAGGATGAGATCTGCATATAGGAGAGTGTATGCTTTGAGATCAGATGCACCTAATTGGGTTTTTAGCCCAGGCACCACTTCTTAGCAGCTGAGTTATTTTGGGAAAAGCTGAactatttttacttcttcttgcctaatctgttttctcattcataaaatgggtGTAACTGTAACTTGCTTTTTATGGTTGctgggaggattaaataagatgaaaCAGTTAAAAACTGCACCAGTTGCTTGCTCCAAACAGTAAGCAAATGTTacctattattattaaaatgtgaaaaaagctATGAAAAACAGTTATCCTCTACTGATGAAAAAcattaaagcatttaaaaatctaaaactatcaTTAGTACaattaaaaagattaatattCTGGTAAGACAGGGAAAGACATTCAACTAAGCAAAAACTTACTTCAAGGCTGCATAATAAAATGTTCCAAACCAAACACCAGAAGTTATTAGATGCACTGGAATCAGAACTTTTCCATACTGTCTAAACGTCTTCTTGAATCGTTGATAAAGACTAATAGATTTGTCTTGCAAAGGATCAGGCTCTTCCTTTTTTTCCGGAGTTCCCTGAGCTGTGGCACTGGATGAAAAAACCCTCCTGAACGAAACATGTTGCTTCCCTTGCTTATGGCGAAGGACTCCTGGTTGGGGTGGATGAGCATCCAATGGCCTCCTTTCCTTTGCAACACACTGGGCAGCAGATAAATGCAACCATTGTTTTTGAGGGCCTTGTACCAAAACCACTTTGGATTCAGCATTGTACAAAAGTAAAGGTCCCTTTACATTTTGACAGTGTCCAAAGAGACCAGCATTATGTGGTTCCAAGCACGTCCTGCGTGCCAGTCGAGATACAGTCCGTggtacattccattgcattttgAAGAGTGTTGATAGGTTTCAGCTTCTACAAagacaatttttcaaaaaaattaggtAATACTTAGGTTTCCATTTTAAATCAattcatttgaaaatcaatcattaACCATTAGGAGGTAAAAAGACAGACACTGCTACATAATCCACAAAAACTGATGTTAGCGTATAGAGTTTAAGCAcagtgtaattttaaaatctcataaaggccaggtgtggttactcacacctgtaaccccagcactttgggaggccaaggtaggtggatcacctgagaccaggagttccgagaccagcctggccaacatggcaaaaccccatctccactaaaaatacaaaaattagccaggtgtggtggtgggcacctgtaattccagctactcaggaagctgaggcagaagaatcacttaaacccgggaagcagagggtgcagtgatctgagatcgcaccactgccctccaacctgggtgacagagcaagactccgtctcagaaaaataaaataaaataagccaggtgaggcagctcacgcctgtaatcccagcactttgggagtccgaggcaggcggatcgcctgaggtcaggagttcgagaccagcctggccaacatggcaaaaccctgtctctactaaaaatacaaaaattagccgggtacggtggcacgtgcctgtaatcccagctacttgggaggctgaggcatgagaactgcttgaacctaggaggtggagattgcagtgagctgagatcattccactgtactccagcctgggagacagagcaagactccgtttcaaaaataa contains these protein-coding regions:
- the FAM210A gene encoding protein FAM210A; this encodes MQWNVPRTVSRLARRTCLEPHNAGLFGHCQNVKGPLLLYNAESKVVLVQGPQKQWLHLSAAQCVAKERRPLDAHPPQPGVLRHKQGKQHVSFRRVFSSSATAQGTPEKKEEPDPLQDKSISLYQRFKKTFRQYGKVLIPVHLITSGVWFGTFYYAALKGVNVVPFLELIGLPDSVVSILKSSQSGNALTAYALFKIATPARYTVTLGGTSVTVKYLRSHGYMSTPPPVKEYLQDRMEETKELITEKMEETKDRLTEKLQETKEKVSFKKKVE